In the genome of Nonomuraea sp. NBC_00507, the window CCGTGCGATCTTGTCCACCAGCCCGGGCTCGGCCGCCGACACCCGCCGCAGCATGGGCGTGTCGGTCGGGCCAGGGCAGACCACGTTCGAGGTGACCTGGGCCTTGGCGGCCTCGCGGGCGAGCGTCTTGGCCAGCCCGAACAGTCCTGCCTTGGTGGCGGCGTAGGCGCCCTCGCCGCCCGACCCGGCCCTGGCGCCGTCGGAGGAGATGAACACCAGCCGCCCCCACCGCCTGGCCATCATGCCGGGCAGCAGCAGCTTGGTCAGCAACATCGGCCCGCGCAGGTTGACCTGCCACATGAGGTCCCAGCCCGCCGGATCGCTCGCGGTGAACGGCTCCACGATCGCCACCCCGGCGTTGTGCACCAGCACGTCGACGTCCCCCACGGCGCCGGCGAACGCCTCCACGGACGCCGGCGAGGCCAGGTCCACAGCCGCCGCCCGCGCTCCCGGCAGGCCGGCGGCCGCCTTCTCCGCGTTCGGCAGGTCCACATCGGCGAGCACCACCCGCGCGCCGAGCGCGGCCAGGTCCGCCGCGATGGCCACGCCGATCGCGCCCGCTCCCCCGGTGACGACGGCCACGCGCCCGTCCAGGCGCAGCCCGTCCATCATTTCCACATCTCGATCAGGTCCGCGGCCGTCGCGCGGGTGGCGAGCAGGCTGATGGTGTTTCTCAGTACGGCCCGCGCGTACTCCTCCGGGATGCCCGCCACCGCGTCCGTGACGACCGTCACCCGGTAGCCGAGGTTCACGGCCTCCAGCGCCAGCCCGGGGATGCCGAGGTTGAGCGAGACCCCGGCCGCCACCACGGAGGAGACGCCGAGCGAGCGCAACGTCATGTCGAGCGGGGTGCCGGTGAACGGCGAGAACCCGTGATACCGGCGGCTCTCCAGGTCGCCCGGCTCCCGCAGCTCGGGCAGCACCTCGACCGCGGCCGTGCCCTCCAGCATGTGCTCCGGGTCCTTGAGCAGGGAGATGATGAACGGGCAGTTGGCGGTGTGCGAGCCGGCCCGGTCCGGGCGGAAGGCGGCCGTGCAGTGGATCACCGGGAGCCCGGCCGCCCTGGCGGTGTGGAGGAGCCGGGCGGTGTTGGCCACGACGTCGTGCCGGTCGCAGGCGGCCACCAGGTCCGGAAATTTCGTGAGATCACCGACGACGCCCCGCTGCATCTCCATCACGAGCACGGCCACGCCCTCCACCGGCGCCTCCCGCCTTATTAGCCGAGCGCTTGCTTGGTACGGCGAGCATATCATTCACCACACAGGGTTATTCAGGGTTAACACAGGGCGAAATATGTTCACTCGTGACAACCCGAACCCCGGGTGAGACCGTCGAATCGGAAGACGGCTGCCTTTGGGGGTAGGACTTGGTCCCTGGTTACCGTGAAGTACGCCAGCTCGGCGCCGGCCACACCGGCCGCGTGTTCCTCGCCACCTACCAATCGACCGGCGCCTACGTGGCGATCAAGTACCTGAACGCCACCCTGCGCAGGGACACCGAGTTCATGGACCGCTTCCGGTCGGACACCCACCAGCTCGTGGAGATCGACGACCCGAACGTCGTCAGGTTCTACGAATACGTCGAGACCCCGACCCGGGCGGCCGTGGTCATGGAGCTGGTCGACGGCGTGTCGCTGCGCACCCTGCTGGCCGAACACGGCAGGACCAGCCCCGAAGCCGCCCTGGCCGTGCTCAAGAGCACGCTGCTGGCCCTGGCCGCGGCCCACGAGAAGGGCGTGCCGCACTGCGACGTCAAGCCGGAGAACGTCCTGGTCCAGGCGGACGGCACCACCAAGCTGGCCGACTTCGGCATCGTCGTGCATGCCGAGGAGCCCGGCGTGCCCGCGGGCACCCCCGCCTACATGTCGCCCGAGCTGTGGACACGGCACCAGGCCGGACCCTCCGCCGATCTGTACGCGGCCGCCTGCGTGCTGTTCGAGGCCGTCAAGGGACGGCCGCCCTTCCGCGCGTACAAGGAAGGCGAGGAGACGGAGCCCGACGTCCCGGCCATCCGGGACAAGCACCTCGTGGAGCCGGTGCCGCTGGAGGTCGTACCGGACACGCTGCGCGACCTGCTGAGGCGGGGGATGGCCAAGGACCCGGCGGTCAGGTACGCCTCCGCCCGGCAGTTCGCGGCAGAGCTGGAGGAGGACGCGGTCGCCGGGTACGGCCCCGACTGGGAGAAACGCGGGCGGCGGCACCTGGCGGAGCTGGCCACATTGCTGGCCCTTCGCTTCCCCCTGGCCAGGACCGATCACGACAGCGGCACCGCCACGATCACCCTGCGCGAGCGGATCATGAGCATGCCCAGGCTGCCACCGCACCTGTGGGTGGCGGGCGCGACGGTCGTGGCCGTGGCGATCGCACTGGTGTTGTCGGGCGGGCGGCTGCCGCCGGGGCCGGGCGCGATCCTCATGCCGCCGCCCGAGGAGCAGAGCGAGCCGGCGCCCTCCCCTGCCGACGCCACCACCACGTCCGACACCACCACGTCCGGCCCCTCCAGGACGACGTCCCCCGCGCCACGGCGCACCACGGCCGCACCGCCGACGACCCAGGCGCCCCCGCCTCCCATCACCACCTCTCCCCCTCCGCCGCCACCCACCAACGGGCAGTCGGGGACCGGCGTGCCGGAGCTCGCGGCGCCCGCGGTGCAGGCGGCCAGCATCGTGCAGTGGAGCGGCACGAACGGCTCGATCAGGGTGGCGGCGAACGGCACGGGGCCGGTGCGGCTGCGGATCACGTATACGCGGCGGGACGGAGACGACGCGCCGGCCCGGACGGTCCGGCGGGAGAGCCGGACGCTGCGCGGCAACACGGTCTACACCAGCAGCGTCACGCACGTCCCGGGGGATGTGGCGTGCGGTCGTCGGGCGTATTTCGGGATTCTGGTGATGACGGAGCCGGCGTCGGGGAACGGACCGCAGGTGAGCGAGGCGGCCGTGGACGGCCCCGCCTGCCCTGCCCCTTCCCCGACCCGGTCCGCCACGCCGACGCCTGCGCCGACGGAGGAGCGGAGCACCTCCGCCATCGGCACCCCGACCCCGTCGGACCCGGAGCCGACGAACGGGCCGGTGGCCCGGCTCTCCACCGACCCCTCGGCGCAGCCGCCGGTGACCGCCACGGAAGAGCTTTCCCCTGACCCGGCCGACCCCTGAGGGGCGGACCCTTGCCCGGCAACCAAGCGTGCGCTAGCTTGGCAAGCGATGAGCGCCGACACCTCCGCCTACCTGGCCGCCTGCGCGCGCGGCGAGCTGGTCATCCAGCGCTGTACGGCCTGCGACCGGCGCGTCCACCTTCCCGAGGCGGCGTGTCCTTGGTGTGGCGGCGGCGAGCTCGTGTTCGAGCCGGTCTCCGGTGAGGGCGTGGTGCACACGTTCACGGTGGTGCATCGCTCGTTCGCGCCCGCCTACCGGGGACGGGAGCCGTACGTGATGGCCTGGGTCGACCTGCCGGAGGGTGCCCGCGCGTTCGGGCACGTGGTGGAGTGCGCGCCGGAAGACGTCCGCATCGGGATGCCGGTGCGGGTGACGTTCGTGGACGAATTACCGCATTGGAGGCCCGCGTGAAGCTCGGCAACGTGCTGATCCCCGTCGCCGACCTGGACGAGGCGATCGCCTTCTACGGGCTGCCGGT includes:
- a CDS encoding serine/threonine-protein kinase, producing MVPGYREVRQLGAGHTGRVFLATYQSTGAYVAIKYLNATLRRDTEFMDRFRSDTHQLVEIDDPNVVRFYEYVETPTRAAVVMELVDGVSLRTLLAEHGRTSPEAALAVLKSTLLALAAAHEKGVPHCDVKPENVLVQADGTTKLADFGIVVHAEEPGVPAGTPAYMSPELWTRHQAGPSADLYAAACVLFEAVKGRPPFRAYKEGEETEPDVPAIRDKHLVEPVPLEVVPDTLRDLLRRGMAKDPAVRYASARQFAAELEEDAVAGYGPDWEKRGRRHLAELATLLALRFPLARTDHDSGTATITLRERIMSMPRLPPHLWVAGATVVAVAIALVLSGGRLPPGPGAILMPPPEEQSEPAPSPADATTTSDTTTSGPSRTTSPAPRRTTAAPPTTQAPPPPITTSPPPPPPTNGQSGTGVPELAAPAVQAASIVQWSGTNGSIRVAANGTGPVRLRITYTRRDGDDAPARTVRRESRTLRGNTVYTSSVTHVPGDVACGRRAYFGILVMTEPASGNGPQVSEAAVDGPACPAPSPTRSATPTPAPTEERSTSAIGTPTPSDPEPTNGPVARLSTDPSAQPPVTATEELSPDPADP
- a CDS encoding SDR family NAD(P)-dependent oxidoreductase, which gives rise to MDGLRLDGRVAVVTGGAGAIGVAIAADLAALGARVVLADVDLPNAEKAAAGLPGARAAAVDLASPASVEAFAGAVGDVDVLVHNAGVAIVEPFTASDPAGWDLMWQVNLRGPMLLTKLLLPGMMARRWGRLVFISSDGARAGSGGEGAYAATKAGLFGLAKTLAREAAKAQVTSNVVCPGPTDTPMLRRVSAAEPGLVDKIARSIPLRRLGTPADVAGLVAYLCTDRAAYITGQTLSVSGGVTMHG
- a CDS encoding Zn-ribbon domain-containing OB-fold protein; this encodes MSADTSAYLAACARGELVIQRCTACDRRVHLPEAACPWCGGGELVFEPVSGEGVVHTFTVVHRSFAPAYRGREPYVMAWVDLPEGARAFGHVVECAPEDVRIGMPVRVTFVDELPHWRPA
- a CDS encoding isochorismatase family cysteine hydrolase; this encodes MEGVAVLVMEMQRGVVGDLTKFPDLVAACDRHDVVANTARLLHTARAAGLPVIHCTAAFRPDRAGSHTANCPFIISLLKDPEHMLEGTAAVEVLPELREPGDLESRRYHGFSPFTGTPLDMTLRSLGVSSVVAAGVSLNLGIPGLALEAVNLGYRVTVVTDAVAGIPEEYARAVLRNTISLLATRATAADLIEMWK